A genomic segment from Streptosporangium roseum DSM 43021 encodes:
- a CDS encoding HU family DNA-binding protein, which produces MNKKELVDAIADRVGDKKTATEAVNAVLDAIQKAVASGDKVSITGFGAFEMVHKPARTARNPSTGAEIKVAESWGPKFRPGSDFKELVNVEGKKAAKKK; this is translated from the coding sequence ATGAACAAGAAGGAACTCGTCGACGCGATCGCGGATCGGGTGGGCGACAAGAAGACAGCAACCGAGGCCGTGAACGCGGTGCTCGACGCCATTCAGAAAGCTGTCGCCAGCGGGGACAAGGTCTCGATCACGGGCTTCGGCGCCTTCGAGATGGTGCACAAGCCCGCTCGCACGGCTCGGAACCCTTCGACCGGCGCCGAGATCAAGGTCGCCGAGAGCTGGGGGCCGAAGTTCCGGCCCGGATCGGACTTCAAGGAGCTCGTCAACGTGGAGGGAAAGAAGGCCGCGAAGAAAAAGTAG
- the leuD gene encoding 3-isopropylmalate dehydratase small subunit, translating to MEAFTTHTGRAVPLRRSNVDTDQIIPAVWLKQVSRTGFEKGLFSAWREDPAFVLNDPVHEGASILVSGPDFGTGSSREHAVWALQQYGFRVVIAARFGDIFRNNSTKMGLLPVVLPAAAVEALQAAVEADPTLEITVDLGERQVRWAGEIAGFEIDDYTRWRLMEGLDDIGLTLRNADAVAVYENGRQPWLPTTV from the coding sequence ATGGAAGCTTTCACCACCCACACCGGCCGGGCCGTGCCGCTGCGCCGCAGCAACGTGGACACCGACCAGATCATCCCGGCGGTCTGGCTCAAGCAGGTCAGCCGGACCGGATTCGAGAAGGGCCTGTTCTCGGCCTGGCGCGAGGACCCGGCGTTCGTCCTGAACGACCCCGTCCACGAGGGCGCATCGATCCTCGTCTCCGGACCCGACTTCGGCACCGGCTCCTCGCGCGAGCATGCCGTCTGGGCTCTGCAGCAGTACGGCTTCCGCGTCGTGATCGCGGCCCGTTTCGGCGATATCTTCCGTAATAATTCCACCAAGATGGGCTTGCTGCCGGTTGTCCTGCCGGCCGCCGCCGTCGAGGCCCTGCAGGCGGCCGTGGAGGCCGATCCCACTCTGGAAATCACGGTTGACCTGGGGGAACGCCAGGTCCGCTGGGCCGGGGAGATCGCCGGGTTCGAGATCGACGACTACACGCGCTGGCGGCTGATGGAGGGGCTGGACGACATCGGGCTGACCCTGCGTAATGCCGATGCCGTCGCGGTGTACGAGAATGGGCGGCAGCCATGGCTGCCGACGACCGTCTGA